A single window of uncultured Methanospirillum sp. DNA harbors:
- a CDS encoding RNA-binding domain-containing protein yields MIAFIEYAVCFSNADGGVVVFGVSDKTLGRSEAIHGAKGYNLDTWRRGIFDRTNPHIQADVEELNVPKGTGHLLIVRIPKGSNPPYGTSQGLFKQRVGKNCMPMDPAGFASMRASTGAVDWSGQPVAGITPEDLDPLEIARARAMLRSKNPEVELLKMPDDAFLRGLEAVRGDSVTNTGLLLFGKPDIISDLCPQSQVHYVHQPTETKVFRNDLWRVGLLQIIEKIESIFSGPINPEEEISVGLFKLRIPAFPLDVVREVVLNAVTHRDYTNPGEVLIRHATSELVVTSPGGFIGGITLQNILRHESTPRIGLCQMPFSNFGLSNQQEPDDGRYLSQCPSTGNGCPGMRLMVPKSLCIFTTARLIMPWRILLPGGMEKGKISDSTGS; encoded by the coding sequence TTGATAGCATTCATCGAGTATGCGGTCTGCTTCTCTAACGCTGATGGAGGAGTCGTTGTCTTTGGGGTCTCAGATAAAACACTCGGGCGTTCAGAGGCTATTCACGGAGCAAAAGGGTACAATCTCGACACATGGAGAAGGGGAATATTTGACCGGACCAACCCTCATATCCAAGCCGATGTCGAGGAACTGAACGTCCCTAAAGGGACCGGTCATCTCCTCATTGTCCGGATTCCGAAAGGCAGCAATCCACCATACGGTACATCACAGGGTCTGTTCAAACAACGGGTTGGGAAAAACTGCATGCCTATGGACCCGGCTGGATTTGCATCTATGAGGGCATCAACCGGAGCAGTAGACTGGAGTGGACAACCGGTTGCAGGAATTACTCCTGAAGACTTGGACCCCCTTGAGATAGCCCGGGCACGAGCGATGTTGAGGAGTAAAAATCCGGAGGTAGAACTCCTCAAGATGCCTGATGATGCCTTTCTTCGAGGCCTCGAAGCCGTTCGGGGAGACTCTGTTACCAACACAGGGCTCCTCCTTTTCGGAAAACCGGACATAATCTCAGATCTCTGTCCCCAGAGCCAGGTCCATTATGTTCACCAGCCGACAGAGACAAAAGTTTTCCGTAATGATCTCTGGAGAGTGGGGCTTCTTCAGATCATCGAGAAGATTGAAAGTATCTTCTCTGGTCCTATCAACCCGGAAGAAGAGATATCAGTCGGTCTCTTTAAACTCAGAATCCCGGCCTTTCCTCTCGATGTCGTCCGAGAAGTGGTGCTCAATGCCGTAACCCACCGGGACTATACCAATCCGGGAGAAGTACTCATTCGTCATGCAACTTCTGAACTGGTCGTAACCAGTCCGGGAGGATTCATCGGAGGTATTACGCTTCAGAACATCCTCCGCCACGAATCAACTCCACGGATCGGACTCTGTCAAATGCCTTTCTCAAACTTCGGATTGTCGAATCAGCAGGAACCTGACGACGGAAGATATTTATCCCAATGCCCGAGTACGGGAAACGGATGCCCCGGTATGAGGCTGATGGTTCCCAAGTCACTCTGCATATTTACGACGGCACGTTTGATCATGCCATGGCGAATCTTGTTGCCCGGTGGCATGGAGAAGGGAAAGATATCGGACTCGACGGGCTCATAG
- a CDS encoding type II toxin-antitoxin system HicA family toxin: MLPVIKGKQLITFLETIGFTTIRQRGSHVRMKSHDGRYTTVPVHSGEDIPKGLLRKIIRDDLEMGLEEFCEAYEKFMGIKG, encoded by the coding sequence ATGCTTCCGGTAATCAAAGGAAAGCAGCTCATTACCTTTCTTGAAACGATTGGGTTTACTACTATCAGACAACGGGGGTCCCATGTGAGGATGAAATCTCATGATGGAAGATACACTACCGTTCCCGTTCATAGCGGTGAAGATATCCCGAAAGGGCTCCTACGAAAGATTATTCGTGATGATCTTGAAATGGGACTTGAAGAATTCTGCGAAGCATATGAGAAATTTATGGGAATTAAGGGATAA
- a CDS encoding type II toxin-antitoxin system MqsA family antitoxin, whose protein sequence is MKPGVCQFCKGEMKEGKTEFMARVHDQVIVIKDVPAWVCERCGEAWFSYETSEKIDKVMQEVHAGKICVRPLAAGEIELPA, encoded by the coding sequence ATGAAACCAGGAGTATGTCAATTCTGTAAGGGCGAAATGAAAGAGGGAAAGACCGAATTCATGGCACGGGTTCATGATCAGGTGATTGTGATCAAGGATGTTCCGGCATGGGTTTGCGAGCGATGTGGAGAAGCATGGTTTTCCTATGAAACCTCTGAGAAGATCGATAAGGTGATGCAGGAGGTTCATGCAGGGAAGATCTGTGTAAGACCACTTGCAGCAGGTGAGATCGAGTTACCTGCATAA
- a CDS encoding type II toxin-antitoxin system HicB family antitoxin, with amino-acid sequence MKTLHVPILIETDEDGVFIVSCPQFKGCHSSGKTIEEAISRIKEVIELCYEDNPMDSLNTFVGFREVEIIQGA; translated from the coding sequence ATGAAGACACTTCATGTTCCCATACTTATTGAGACTGATGAAGATGGAGTCTTTATTGTATCCTGCCCTCAGTTCAAAGGTTGTCATTCATCAGGGAAAACGATTGAAGAAGCCATATCCCGAATTAAAGAAGTTATTGAACTCTGTTACGAAGACAACCCTATGGATAGTCTCAATACATTTGTGGGTTTTCGCGAGGTTGAGATAATTCAAGGTGCGTAA